The following coding sequences lie in one Crassostrea angulata isolate pt1a10 chromosome 10, ASM2561291v2, whole genome shotgun sequence genomic window:
- the LOC128164791 gene encoding acetylcholine receptor subunit beta-like, which produces MKILAFSFLLIFFRPGDAAYSYGLENDLRTLLFTTNSYNRFTRPLLNVQISAQLNIMSLNSLSMKDQMMTLAGYFTLEWSDARLDWSTNPTYNSDVPVIYTSQDYVWIPSLVVSNSVDDLAVISDNTVVIRVTNDGTLNWTPGGVYQTQCSTDVTYYPFDTQVCSVILSTWGYTSTEITLNSTGVDLSYYEPDGEWEFISNSVTTTTRTSGQNSMPQVSFEMTFKRRPVYQVMNTILPMMLLGLLICFVFHLHPDSGGKIGYSLTTLLAFAVYLTIVSADMPTTSLHTAYLSVYLVIMLFLGVSAVLLSLFIINCHHTKEDKPIPNYIENLCSALKKITCSNCCKKNVVNDMEKSEKLETERTAIDAFQPELTWSEVATNLDRFFFKLYLIIFFGLTIIVLLILVIHYYIV; this is translated from the exons TTTTTCGTCCAGGCGATGCAGCATATTCGTACGGACTGGAGAACGACCTTAGAACTCTCCTCTTTACCACCAACAGTTATAACAGATTCACCCGACCACTTCTCAACGTTCAAATAAGCGCTCAACTGAATATCATGAGTCTAAATTCTCTG AGTATGAAAGATCAAATGATGACATTGGCAGGATATTTTACGTTG GAATGGTCTGATGCTCGCCTGGACTGGAGTACAAACCCGACATACAACTCTGACGTCCCAGTAATTTACACTTCACAGGATTATGTGTGGATTCCATCGCTTGTCGTTTCAAATTC AGTTGACGATCTTGCGGTTATTAGCGATAACACGGTTGTCATCCGCGTAACCAATGATGGTACCCTCAACTGGACCCCAGGTGGTGTGTACCAGACCCAGTGCTCAACGGACGTCACATACTATCCCTTTGACACCCAGGTCTGTAGCGTAATTCTCTCCACATGGGGATACACAAGTACCGAAATCACTCTCAACAGTACAGGAGTGGATTTATCTTATTATGAACCTGACGGGGAGTGGGAGTTTATATCTAACAGCGTAACGACGACCACGCGTACGTCAGGACAGAACAGCATGCCACAGGTTTCTTTTGAAATGACATTTAAGCGAAGACCCGTCTATCAGGTCATGAATACGATCCTTCCAATGATGCTCTTGGGCTTACTTATTTGCTTTGTATTTCATCTTCATCCTGATTCCGGAGGGAAGATTGGGTATTCTCTCACTACACTCCTCGCCTTTGCAGTATACCTTACGATCGTGTCTGCTGATATGCCAACTACTTCCCTTCACACGGCTTATCTTT CTGTATACCTGGTCATTATGCTCTTTTTGGGAGTGTCAGCAGTTCTGCTTTCTCTGTTTATCATCAATTGTCACCATACCAAAGAAGACAAACCAATTCCAAACTACATCGAAAACCTTTGCTCTGCCTTGAAAAAAATTACGTGCAGTAATTGCTGCAAGAAAAATGTCGtaaatgatatggaaaaaagtgAAAAGTTGGAAACTGAAAGAACGGCTATTGACGCATTTCAACCGGAACTTACATGGTCGGAAGTGGCTACAAATTTagaccgatttttttttaagttatatttGATCATCTTCTTTGGGCTGACCATCATTGTGCTCTTGATACTTGTTATTCACTACTACATTGTCTAA